One window of Sinorhizobium numidicum genomic DNA carries:
- a CDS encoding Na/Pi cotransporter family protein, with product MQSTIVMINLFGAVALLLFGLSLVKDGVTRAFGSKLRAGLAQGTSGSIRSFGTGLAATLALQSSTATALMTASFVEKGLVRSQMAQIVLLGANVGTAMTAWIVAMGIGWLSPLLVLAGVVIQRMSRSSARQGGGFALVGIGLMLLSLDLLRIATEPMRESQALAAFLGMLDSAWPVAMIISAGLAFASSSSLAIVMLVLSLSSAGVLSAGLTVALVLGANLGGAIPPVIATLSSAPPARRVTLGNFVVRGIGCLIALPLAGIGADFLQNLPLPRQNLPVDVHLSFNLVVAILAWPFAGMLARLMRRFVPDVEGGDAGPRYLDEATLDTPVMALSGATREVLRVGDLIEAMLIHASNAFSNNDVSELRNIGKLEKQVDLLQQEVKIFLSRLGRDGLDEEDGRRSIVIIDYAINLEHMGDIIEKGLCDQISKKVTNGLKFSEDGYQELKSLFNLTVDNLRIAQTIFVTRNADLARHLIEVKVNVRHMEKRSAERHLERLRDGRLESLQTSSLHLDMLRDLKRINAHVASVAYPILEESGLLTESRLRPPG from the coding sequence ATCGTGATGATCAATCTGTTCGGGGCGGTTGCGCTGCTTCTGTTCGGCCTCTCGCTCGTCAAAGACGGGGTGACGCGCGCGTTCGGATCGAAGTTGCGGGCCGGATTGGCACAGGGAACGAGCGGCTCCATCCGCTCGTTCGGGACCGGGCTCGCCGCGACGCTTGCCCTGCAGAGCTCGACGGCGACAGCCTTGATGACGGCGTCCTTCGTCGAGAAGGGGCTGGTGCGCTCCCAAATGGCGCAGATCGTGCTGCTCGGTGCGAATGTCGGCACCGCTATGACCGCCTGGATCGTGGCCATGGGGATCGGATGGCTATCACCGCTGCTCGTTCTTGCAGGTGTCGTCATACAGCGGATGAGCCGATCGAGCGCACGCCAGGGCGGCGGCTTCGCCCTTGTCGGCATTGGCCTGATGCTTCTGTCGCTCGATCTCCTCCGCATCGCGACGGAGCCGATGCGCGAATCCCAGGCCCTTGCGGCGTTCCTGGGCATGCTCGACAGCGCCTGGCCGGTTGCCATGATCATATCGGCGGGCCTCGCCTTCGCATCGTCGTCAAGCCTGGCGATCGTCATGCTGGTGCTTTCGCTCTCTTCAGCCGGCGTGCTCTCCGCTGGGCTGACGGTTGCGCTGGTGCTCGGGGCCAACCTCGGGGGAGCGATTCCGCCGGTCATTGCCACGCTCAGTTCGGCGCCTCCCGCCCGCCGCGTGACGCTTGGCAACTTCGTGGTGCGTGGAATCGGCTGCCTGATTGCGCTTCCGCTTGCCGGTATCGGCGCCGATTTCCTGCAGAACTTGCCGCTGCCGCGGCAGAACCTGCCGGTCGACGTCCACCTGTCCTTCAATCTGGTCGTCGCGATTCTCGCGTGGCCGTTCGCAGGAATGCTCGCACGGCTGATGAGGCGGTTCGTTCCTGACGTGGAAGGAGGCGACGCGGGGCCACGTTATCTCGACGAAGCGACGCTCGACACTCCGGTCATGGCGCTTTCGGGAGCGACGCGTGAGGTGCTGCGCGTAGGGGACCTGATCGAAGCGATGCTGATTCATGCTTCGAATGCATTCAGCAACAATGATGTCAGCGAATTGCGCAACATCGGCAAGCTGGAGAAGCAGGTCGATCTTTTGCAACAGGAGGTGAAGATTTTCCTCTCACGGTTGGGACGCGACGGGTTGGACGAGGAAGATGGCCGCCGCTCGATCGTGATTATCGACTATGCGATCAATCTGGAACATATGGGCGATATCATCGAAAAAGGACTTTGCGACCAGATCTCCAAGAAAGTCACCAACGGATTGAAGTTTTCTGAGGATGGCTATCAGGAACTGAAAAGCCTCTTCAACCTCACCGTCGACAACTTGCGCATCGCCCAGACGATTTTCGTCACGCGCAATGCCGATCTGGCCCGCCATCTGATCGAGGTCAAGGTGAATGTCCGCCACATGGAAAAACGATCGGCGGAGCGGCACCTGGAACGCCTCCGTGACGGACGGCTCGAGAGCCTGCAGACGAGTTCACTGCACCTTGATATGCTGCGGGACCTGAAGCGCATCAACGCTCACGTCGCCTCCGTCGCGTATCCCATACTCGAAGAAAGCGGACTCCTGACGGAGAGCAGGTTGCGACCTCCGGGCTGA
- the glmU gene encoding bifunctional UDP-N-acetylglucosamine diphosphorylase/glucosamine-1-phosphate N-acetyltransferase GlmU has translation MERTCLAIILAAGESTRMKSSMSKVLHPVAGRPMVAHVVDALASASISDVALVVGRDAETVSAAASTGEVEVASFLQKERLGTGHAVLAAREAIAKGYDDILVVFGDTPLVTGAPLKAARDGLAKGNDVVVIGFRTADPTGYGRLIVEGGALIAIREHKDASEEERRIAYCNGGLMAINGRKALDLLDRIGNANVKGEYYLTDLVEIVRSVGGRAIAVEAPKDELTGCNTRAELAYIERLWQQRRRHELMLAGVSMIAPETVFLSWDTELAQDVLVEPNVVFGPGVRVESGAIIHAFSHLEGAHVRAGATVGPFARLRPGAELGPKSKVGNFCEVKKAEIGAGAKVNHLTYIGDAFVGAGSNIGAGTITCNYDGVNKHITHIGENAFVGSNSSLVAPVAIGDGALVASGSVITADVPADAVAFGRARQEIKPGRARILRERYEAEKAAKKKAKAAE, from the coding sequence ATGGAACGGACTTGCCTGGCGATCATCCTGGCGGCTGGCGAGAGCACGCGGATGAAATCGTCCATGTCGAAGGTGCTGCATCCGGTGGCGGGCAGACCAATGGTTGCGCATGTCGTCGACGCCTTGGCGAGTGCATCGATCTCCGACGTCGCGCTGGTTGTCGGCCGCGATGCAGAAACCGTTTCGGCTGCTGCGAGCACCGGTGAGGTCGAGGTGGCCTCCTTCCTCCAGAAGGAGCGGCTGGGCACGGGCCATGCCGTTCTTGCGGCTCGCGAGGCGATCGCAAAGGGCTACGACGACATTCTCGTGGTCTTCGGCGATACGCCGCTTGTTACCGGGGCACCACTGAAGGCTGCGCGCGACGGTTTGGCCAAGGGAAATGATGTTGTTGTCATCGGCTTTCGAACGGCCGATCCGACCGGCTATGGGCGTCTCATCGTAGAGGGCGGAGCGCTGATCGCGATCCGTGAGCACAAGGACGCTTCCGAGGAAGAGCGTCGCATCGCCTATTGCAATGGCGGGCTGATGGCGATCAATGGCCGCAAGGCGCTCGATCTGCTCGATCGCATCGGCAATGCCAACGTGAAAGGCGAATACTACCTGACCGACCTCGTTGAAATCGTGCGGTCCGTCGGCGGTCGCGCGATCGCCGTCGAGGCCCCGAAGGACGAACTGACGGGATGCAACACCCGCGCCGAGCTAGCCTATATCGAACGTCTCTGGCAGCAACGCCGCCGTCATGAGCTGATGCTGGCGGGCGTATCGATGATCGCCCCTGAGACAGTTTTTCTCTCCTGGGACACAGAGCTCGCGCAGGATGTTCTGGTGGAGCCTAACGTCGTCTTCGGTCCCGGTGTGAGGGTCGAGAGCGGCGCGATCATCCATGCTTTTTCACATCTCGAAGGCGCGCATGTCCGCGCAGGCGCGACGGTCGGGCCCTTTGCACGCCTTCGTCCTGGCGCGGAGCTTGGGCCAAAATCGAAAGTCGGCAATTTCTGCGAGGTAAAGAAAGCGGAAATCGGTGCCGGCGCCAAGGTCAACCACCTGACATATATCGGCGATGCCTTCGTTGGCGCCGGATCGAATATCGGCGCCGGAACCATCACATGCAATTATGATGGGGTGAATAAGCACATAACCCATATCGGCGAAAACGCCTTTGTCGGCTCGAACTCCTCGCTTGTGGCCCCGGTTGCGATCGGTGATGGCGCGCTCGTTGCTTCCGGCAGCGTGATTACGGCTGACGTCCCTGCGGATGCGGTTGCCTTCGGTCGCGCGCGCCAGGAAATCAAGCCGGGCAGGGCGCGGATACTGCGGGAGCGCTACGAGGCGGAGAAGGCTGCCAAAAAGAAGGCCAAGGCCGCCGAGTAG